Part of the Streptomyces sp. WMMC500 genome is shown below.
GATCTGAAGATGGCCGACACCGACTCCGACACCGACACCGACGCCACCCTGACCGGCGCCATGCTGATCGGAGCCGCGCGCGTGCACGGCGCACAGGGCACCGTGCACGGCAGCGACCCGCGCACCGGCGAGCAGTTGGCGCCCGCGTACGGCCTCGGCGGCGGCCCGGACGTGGAACGGGCCGCCGCCCTGGCCCAAGAGGCGTTCCCCCGCTACCGGGAGACCGCCCCGGAGCAGCGCGCGGCCTTCCTGGAGCAGGTGGCCGCCAACCTCGAGGCCGTCGCCGGGGAACTGGTCGAGCGGGTCGTCCGGGAGACCGGCATCGTCCGCGCGCGGGTCGTCGGCGAGCTCGCCCGCACGACCGGCCAGCTTCGGCTCTTCGCGGAGCTGGTGCGCGAGGGCGGCTGGGCCGGTGCCAGGATCGACCCGGCCCTGCCCGACCGCGTCCCGCTGCCGCGCCCCGACATCCGCCAGCGCAGGATCCCGCTCGGCCCGGTGGCCGTCTTCGGCGCGAGCAACTTCCCGCTCGCCTTCTCCGTGGCCGGCGGCGACACCGCGTCCGCGCTCGCCGCCGGCTGCCCGGTCGTGGTCAAGGCGCACAGCGCCCACCCCGGCACCTCCGAGCTCGCCGGCACCGCGATCCAGCGGGCCGTGGAACGGCACGGACTGCCCGAGGGCGTGTTCTCCCTCATCTTCGGCACCGGCGAGGAGACCGGCATCCGGCTGGTCACCGACCCGCGGATACGCGCCGTCGGCTTCACCGGCTCGCGCAGCGGCGGCACCGCGCTCATGCGCGCCGCCGCCGGCCGCCCGGTGCCGATCCCCGTGTACGCGGAGATGTCGAGCATCAACCCCGTCTTCCTGCTCCCCGGTGCGCTGCGCGGCGAACGCGCCGCCGAGCTCGGCGGCGCGTTCACCGCCTCCCTCACCACCGGAGCCGGCCAGCTCTGCACCAGCCCGGGCCTGGTCTTCGGCATCGAGGGCCCCGGCCTTGCGGCGTTCACCGAGTCGGCAGCCGCCGCGGTCTCCGCCGCCCCGGCACTGCCGATGCTGAACACCGGCATCCACGCCTCGTACGCCGAAGGCGTCGCCCGGCTCGGCGGCCTCGCCGAGGTGACCGAGGCCGCCGCGGGTCTGCCCGGCGACGGCATCGCCGCACCCGGCAGGGCACGGCTGTTCACCACCACGGGCGACGCCTTCCTCGCCGAGCCGGCGTTGCACGAGGAGGTGTTCGGCGCCTCCTCCCTGGTGGTGCGCCTGAAGGACGCCGGTCAGCTCGACACCGTGGTCGCCGCGCTCGAAGGCCAGCTTACCGCGACCGTGCACGCCGCCGAGGACGACGAGGAGGACCGGCGGCTCGCCCGCGGTCTGCTGCGCTCGCTGGAGGACAAGGTCGGGCGCATCGTGTTCAACGGCTGGCCCACCGGCGTCGACGTCGGCCACGCCATGGTCCACGGCGGCCCGTTCCCCGCCACGTCCGACGGCCGCAGCACCTCTGTCGGCACCCTCGCGATCGACCGGTTCCTGCGGCCGGTCGCCTACCAGAACGTCCCGGCCGGCCTGCTGCCCGCGCCCGTGGACACCCAGAACTCCCTCGGACTGTGGAGGCAGGTCAACGGTGAGCTCACCCGGGACTGAATCTCCCGTCGTCACGGCCCTGCGCGTCGTCCCGGTCGCCGGCCACGACAGCATGCTGCTGAACCTCAGCGGCGCGCACGGACCGTACTTCACCCGCAACGTCGTCCTGCTCACCGACTCCGAGGGCAACACCGGAGTGGGCGAGGTGCCGGGCGGCGAGCCGATCCGCCGCACGCTGGCGGAGGCGGCCGGCCTCGTCGTCGGCCGCCCGCTGGCCCGGCACCGCTCCGTGCTGCGCGCGGTCGGCACGGCGTTCGCCGCCCGCGACGGCGCGGGCCGCGGGCCGCAGACGTACGACCTGCGCACCACCGTGCACGTCGTCGCCGGGCTCGAATCCGCGCTGCTCGACCTGCTCGGCCAGTTCCTCGGCGTCCCCGTCGCGGAACTGCTCGGCGAGGGGCAGCAGCGCGCGCGGGTACCGGTGCTCGGCTACCTCTTCTACATCGGGGACCGCAACCGCACCGATCTGCCCTACCGCGGCGAGCCGCAGGCCGAGGACGCCTGGACGCGGCTGCGGCACGAGCCCGCGCTGACCCCCGACGCGGTGATCGCACTCGCCGAGGCGGCCCACGAGCGGTACGGCTTCGCCGACTTCAAGCTCAAGGGCGGGGTGCTGCCCGGTGAGCAGGAGGTCGCCACCGTCACCGCGCTGGCGGAGCGCTTCCCCGGGGCCCGCATCACCCTGGACCCCAACGGCGGCTGGCCGCTCGCCGACGCGATCCGGCACGGCCGGGCGCTGCGGGGTGTCGTCGCCTACGCCGAGGACCCCTGCGGCGCGGAGGACGGCTACTCCGGCCGGGAGGTGATGGCGGAGTTCAAACGGGCCACCGGGCTCACCACGGCGACGAACATGATCGCCACGGACTGGCGGCAGTTGGGCCACGCGATACGCGCCGCGGCCGTCGACATCCCGCTGGCCGACCCGCACTTCTGGACCCTGTCCGGCTCGGTCCGGGTCGCCCAGCTCTGCCAGGCGTGGGGCCTGACCTGGGGATCGCACTCCAACAACCACTTCGACATCTCGCTGGCGATGTTCACCCACGTCGCCGCCGCCGCCCCCGGCGAGATCACGGCGATCGACTCGCACTGGATCTGGCAGGACGGGCAGCGGCTGACCAGCCGGCCCCCGGCCATCGAGAACGGGTCGATCGAGGTCCCGGCCGCGCCCGGGCTCGGCGTCACGGTCGACCACGAGCGGCTTGAGGAGGCGCACGAGCTGTACCTGAGCGCGGGCCTCGGCGCCCGGGACGACGCCGCGGCGATGCAGTACCTCATCCCCGGGTGGCGGTTCGATCCCAAGCGCCCGGCTCTCGACCGACGGGGAGACACCGCATGACCGACGACAGAGGCCGCGTGCTCCAGGTCGGCCCCTTGATGCCGTCGCTCGCCGAGACGCTGCGCGGCACGTACGGCGCCCTGGTGCTGCCCGACGGCGGCGACGAGCGGGCCGCGTTCCTCGCCGCCCGCGGATCCGAGGTCGTCGCCGCGGTGACCTCCGGCCGCGCCGGTGTCGGCACCGGGCTCATGACGGCACTCCCCCGGCTCGGCGCGGTGATCAACTTCGGCGTCGGCTACGACACGACCGATGTCGCCCTCGCCCGCAGCCGCGGGGTGAAGGTGTCCCACACCCCGGACGTGCTGACCGACTGCGTCGCCGACACGGCCCTCGGGCTCACTCTCGACCTGCTGCGCGGGCTGTCCGCGGCGGACCGGTTCGTCCGTGCCGGCCGGTGGCCGGAGGCGGGGACCTTCCCGCTGATGCGCCGGGTCAGCGGCGCCCGGGTGGGCATCCTGGGGCTGGGCCGGATCGGCCGGGCGATCGCCACCCGGTTCGCGGCGATGGGGTGCCCGATCAGCTATCACAGCCGGCACGAGGTGCCCGGCACCGGCCACGTCTACGCGCCCTCACCCGTCGAGCTGGCCGCGGCGGTGGACGTGCTGGTCGTGGCCACGTCCGGCGGCGCCGGCACCCGCGGGCTGGTGGACCGGTCCGTCCTGAAGGCACTCGGCCCCCGCGGCTATCTGATCAACATCGCCCGCGGGACCGTGGTCGACGAGGACGCGCTGGTCGAGATGCTGACGGCAGGAGAGCTCGCCGGCGCCGGACTCGACGTGTTCGCAGCCGAGCCGCAGGTACCCGACGCCCTGCTCGGCATGGACAACGTGGTGCTCCTGCCCCACCTCGCCAGCGGCACGCTGGAGACCCGGGCGGAGATGGAACGGCTCACCCTCGGCAACCTCGCCAGCTTCCTCGGCGGCGGCGACCTGCTGACCCCCGTCCCCGAGCTGCGCTGAAGCCGGTCCGGCCGCCCGTGCCCCAGACCACGGCGGCGGGCCGGGTCGTGATGACCCGGCCCGCCGCCGTACCTCCGCTCCCGCGGGGAGCGCTACCGCACCTCGGTGATCTCCGGTCCGCGCGCCAGCGAGTCGATGCCGCCCGCGAACCGCGAGCCCTCGCTCGCCTCGTCCTGCTGCACCCCGTCCGGCACCATCTGCGCGTCCGTCGGCAACTGCAGCACGATCGGGTCCCGCGGCGCCATCGGGCCCTCGCCGCGTACGACCACGGTCTCGCGGAAGATCTTCTCCAGCACCCCCGCCGCCTGCGGCTGCACCGCGGCGTGCCCGGAGATCACGCCGCGCAGGAACCACCGCGGGCCGTCGCAGCCGACGAACCGCACGACCTGCATGCCGCTCTTGCCGTCGGGCAGCTTGACCGGCACCTGGGCGCGCAGCTCCCAGCCGAGGGTGTCCTTGCGCTCGTCGATGATGCCGCCCTGCTTGGTGATGCCGTTGGCGATCTCGGCGCGGACCTCGCCCCAGATGCCCTCGTTCTTCGGGGCGGCGAAGCCCTGCAACTGGATCGCGCTGTCCCGCAGCACCACCGTCGCGGCGACGATCGACTCGCCCGCCACCTCGACGCGCAGCTCCATGCCCTCGACCCCGGGGACGAGCAGGCCGCCGAGGTCCACCCGGCCGCGGGTGGCGTCCTCGACCTCGCCGATGTCCCACGGGCCCTCGGGCCGCTCCTCGGGGGGCAGCGCGTACCTGCGCTCCTCCCCGTCCTCGGGCTGCTCCTCCGCCGACTCCTCGGCGTCCTCGGCGCTCACGCCGTCGGCGAGCTTGTCGACGGGCTCCTCCTGCCCCTTGCGACGACGTCCGAACACGTCACTGTCCTTCCCGGTCGGCAATGACCGAAGCGTATCCACGAGCGGCCTGCCGGTCGCCGAGGGAAGCATGCCCTCCGGTCGACCCGTGCCCTCCCTCGCCCCTGGCGGAGCCGGGGAGTTCGGCCACCTCGTGGAAGCGGGCCTTCTCCACCTGCTGGATCACGAGCTGCGCGATCCGGTCGAAACGCTCGAACCGCACCGGGCGGCGCGGGTCGAGGTTGACCACGTTCACCTTGATCTCCCCACGGTACCCGGCATCCACCGTCCCCGGGGCGTTCACGAGCGTCACGCCGCAGCGGGCGGCGAGACCGGAGCGCGGATGCACGAACGCCGCGTAGCCGTCGGGCAGCGCCAGGGCGATGCCGGTGGGCAGGACGACGCGCTCGCCGGGGGGCAGCTCCGCGGGCCGGGTGGTGACGAGGTCGACGCCGGCGTCGCCCGGGTGCGCGTACGCCGGGAGCGGTACCTCGGGGTCGACGCGGCGGATCAGCACGTCCACCGGCTCCCGCCCGGCCGTCACGGGTTCACCTCGAAGGCGCGCGCCCGCCGGACCTGGTCGGGGTCGGCCATCGCCGCCCGGATCTCGCTGTCCCGGCCGTTCTCGACGAAGTGGTCCACCTTGACCTCCACGAACAGGGCGTCGGCGCGTACGGCCACCGGCCCGTCCGGGGCGTCGAGACGGCCGGTGGCGGTGGAGTAGATCTTGCGGCCGGCGACGGCGCGGGCGCGGGCGGCCAGGTGGAGGGTGGCGCCCACCGGCACCGGGCGCAGGAAGTCGGTCTCCAGCCGGCCGGTCACCGTGATGGTGCGCAGCAGCCAGCTCAGCGCGCCCAGCGTCTCGTCGAGCGCGGCGGTGAGCACCCCGCCGTGGGCGAGGCCCGGAGCGCCCTGGTGGGCGGTCCTGACCGTGAATTCCGCGGTCACGCTCACGCCCTCGCCCGCCCGCGCGGCCAGGTGCAGCCCGTGCTCCTGGCCGCCGCCGCAGCCGAAGCACTGCTCGTAGTGGGAGCCGAGCAGCCGGCCGGGCGCCGGGGCGTCCGGATGCCGCACGGGTTCCGCGGCACCCGGGGGCGGGGTCAGCTTGTCACTTGCAGTCACGCGGCCAGAGCCTACCTGCGCGCACGACCCACGGCCGAGCCCCGGGCCGCCGCCATGGGAGGCTGGGGCCATGGAGACGACCCAGAGCTACGACGAGCGGCTGAGCGCCCCGCGGTCCTGGTGGGGCCTGGCGGTGGGTACGGGGGTGTGTCTGGCGCTGGTGCTGACGCCCTTCGGGACGCTTCCGCTGCTGG
Proteins encoded:
- a CDS encoding aldehyde dehydrogenase (NADP(+)), translating into MADTDSDTDTDATLTGAMLIGAARVHGAQGTVHGSDPRTGEQLAPAYGLGGGPDVERAAALAQEAFPRYRETAPEQRAAFLEQVAANLEAVAGELVERVVRETGIVRARVVGELARTTGQLRLFAELVREGGWAGARIDPALPDRVPLPRPDIRQRRIPLGPVAVFGASNFPLAFSVAGGDTASALAAGCPVVVKAHSAHPGTSELAGTAIQRAVERHGLPEGVFSLIFGTGEETGIRLVTDPRIRAVGFTGSRSGGTALMRAAAGRPVPIPVYAEMSSINPVFLLPGALRGERAAELGGAFTASLTTGAGQLCTSPGLVFGIEGPGLAAFTESAAAAVSAAPALPMLNTGIHASYAEGVARLGGLAEVTEAAAGLPGDGIAAPGRARLFTTTGDAFLAEPALHEEVFGASSLVVRLKDAGQLDTVVAALEGQLTATVHAAEDDEEDRRLARGLLRSLEDKVGRIVFNGWPTGVDVGHAMVHGGPFPATSDGRSTSVGTLAIDRFLRPVAYQNVPAGLLPAPVDTQNSLGLWRQVNGELTRD
- a CDS encoding 2-hydroxyacid dehydrogenase, encoding MTDDRGRVLQVGPLMPSLAETLRGTYGALVLPDGGDERAAFLAARGSEVVAAVTSGRAGVGTGLMTALPRLGAVINFGVGYDTTDVALARSRGVKVSHTPDVLTDCVADTALGLTLDLLRGLSAADRFVRAGRWPEAGTFPLMRRVSGARVGILGLGRIGRAIATRFAAMGCPISYHSRHEVPGTGHVYAPSPVELAAAVDVLVVATSGGAGTRGLVDRSVLKALGPRGYLINIARGTVVDEDALVEMLTAGELAGAGLDVFAAEPQVPDALLGMDNVVLLPHLASGTLETRAEMERLTLGNLASFLGGGDLLTPVPELR
- a CDS encoding DUF3710 domain-containing protein yields the protein MFGRRRKGQEEPVDKLADGVSAEDAEESAEEQPEDGEERRYALPPEERPEGPWDIGEVEDATRGRVDLGGLLVPGVEGMELRVEVAGESIVAATVVLRDSAIQLQGFAAPKNEGIWGEVRAEIANGITKQGGIIDERKDTLGWELRAQVPVKLPDGKSGMQVVRFVGCDGPRWFLRGVISGHAAVQPQAAGVLEKIFRETVVVRGEGPMAPRDPIVLQLPTDAQMVPDGVQQDEASEGSRFAGGIDSLARGPEITEVR
- a CDS encoding enolase C-terminal domain-like protein, translated to MLLNLSGAHGPYFTRNVVLLTDSEGNTGVGEVPGGEPIRRTLAEAAGLVVGRPLARHRSVLRAVGTAFAARDGAGRGPQTYDLRTTVHVVAGLESALLDLLGQFLGVPVAELLGEGQQRARVPVLGYLFYIGDRNRTDLPYRGEPQAEDAWTRLRHEPALTPDAVIALAEAAHERYGFADFKLKGGVLPGEQEVATVTALAERFPGARITLDPNGGWPLADAIRHGRALRGVVAYAEDPCGAEDGYSGREVMAEFKRATGLTTATNMIATDWRQLGHAIRAAAVDIPLADPHFWTLSGSVRVAQLCQAWGLTWGSHSNNHFDISLAMFTHVAAAAPGEITAIDSHWIWQDGQRLTSRPPAIENGSIEVPAAPGLGVTVDHERLEEAHELYLSAGLGARDDAAAMQYLIPGWRFDPKRPALDRRGDTA
- the dut gene encoding dUTP diphosphatase, whose amino-acid sequence is MTAGREPVDVLIRRVDPEVPLPAYAHPGDAGVDLVTTRPAELPPGERVVLPTGIALALPDGYAAFVHPRSGLAARCGVTLVNAPGTVDAGYRGEIKVNVVNLDPRRPVRFERFDRIAQLVIQQVEKARFHEVAELPGSARGEGGHGSTGGHASLGDRQAARGYASVIADREGQ
- a CDS encoding PaaI family thioesterase; this encodes MTASDKLTPPPGAAEPVRHPDAPAPGRLLGSHYEQCFGCGGGQEHGLHLAARAGEGVSVTAEFTVRTAHQGAPGLAHGGVLTAALDETLGALSWLLRTITVTGRLETDFLRPVPVGATLHLAARARAVAGRKIYSTATGRLDAPDGPVAVRADALFVEVKVDHFVENGRDSEIRAAMADPDQVRRARAFEVNP